One genomic window of Motacilla alba alba isolate MOTALB_02 chromosome 3, Motacilla_alba_V1.0_pri, whole genome shotgun sequence includes the following:
- the LOC119699381 gene encoding circumsporozoite protein-like isoform X1, producing MSLLRAAKVKRPKEAPAEARDPPGGGGGGDTGVAGARSCARARCPPRRPAAPGAPAAPAASARLADGAGGAGRLRLPIGSPGGAAPPAPAAAANHGLGILHQPSGRRTRRRSGRVGQVACGERRTASARKPLQWPLYSCSPFFLDIFSH from the exons ATGTCCCTGCTCCGGGCCGCCAAAGTAAAGCGACCGAAAGAAGCTCCGGCAGAAGCGCGGGATCCGcccggcggtggcggcggcggcgacaCCGGCGTGGCTGGTGCCCGCAGCTGTGCCCGCGCCCGgtgcccgccgcgccgccccgccgcccccggcgccccggcagcccccgccgcCAGCGCCCGCCTCGCCGacggggcgggcggagcggggcggctGCGGCTCCCGATTGGCTCCCCTGGCGGCGCCGCACCCCCCgccccggcggcagcggctAATCACGGGCTCGGGATTCTCCATCAGCCGTCGGGAAGGCGAACCAGGCGGAGGTCTGGGCGCGTCGGGCAAGTTGCGTGCGGTGAGCGGAGAACGGCGTCCGCTCGTAAACCTCTGCAGTGGCCCTTGTACAG ctgttcACCATTTTTCCTAGATATCTTTAGTCATTAA
- the LOC119699381 gene encoding circumsporozoite protein-like isoform X2, with amino-acid sequence MSLLRAAKVKRPKEAPAEARDPPGGGGGGDTGVAGARSCARARCPPRRPAAPGAPAAPAASARLADGAGGAGRLRLPIGSPGGAAPPAPAAAANHGLGILHQPSGRRTRRRSGRVGQVACGERRTASARKPLQWPLYR; translated from the coding sequence ATGTCCCTGCTCCGGGCCGCCAAAGTAAAGCGACCGAAAGAAGCTCCGGCAGAAGCGCGGGATCCGcccggcggtggcggcggcggcgacaCCGGCGTGGCTGGTGCCCGCAGCTGTGCCCGCGCCCGgtgcccgccgcgccgccccgccgcccccggcgccccggcagcccccgccgcCAGCGCCCGCCTCGCCGacggggcgggcggagcggggcggctGCGGCTCCCGATTGGCTCCCCTGGCGGCGCCGCACCCCCCgccccggcggcagcggctAATCACGGGCTCGGGATTCTCCATCAGCCGTCGGGAAGGCGAACCAGGCGGAGGTCTGGGCGCGTCGGGCAAGTTGCGTGCGGTGAGCGGAGAACGGCGTCCGCTCGTAAACCTCTGCAGTGGCCCTTGTACAG